One region of Primulina tabacum isolate GXHZ01 chromosome 17, ASM2559414v2, whole genome shotgun sequence genomic DNA includes:
- the LOC142531220 gene encoding arogenate dehydratase 2-like isoform X2 gives MAATTAWMNPLQFKDKNPYQTPSIAVNLPKRWSHPCTRIKRPSALFAQLNDEGPRLCVAYQGVPGAYSESAALKAYPNCEPVPRADFETCFLAVESGLVDRAVLPIENSLGGSIHRNYDLLFRHRLHIVGEKKLLIRHCLLANPNVKVEDLKSVHSHPQALAQCEKTLTNLGLVRVAVDDTAGAAKDDSYCVTRFIMLARQHIKPGTDKPFKPAPSNLLIMPVNHLSDKYSLSLEEGPGELCKALAVFDKVKINLTKIERHPLQKQASQTLADKIVGFPKCFGYIFYADFKASMAENRTKDAIGRLEGSWQHF, from the exons ATGGCGGCCACCACAGCCTGGATGAACCCTCTGCAATTCAAAGACAAAAACCCTTATCAGACTCCTAGTATCGCCGTTAATCTCCCCAAACGGTGGAGTCACCCATGCACCAGAAttaaaa GGCCTTCGGCGTTATTCGCGCAATTGAACGACGAAGGGCCTCGTCTCTGTGTTGCTTATCAG GGGGTTCCAGGTGCATATAGTGAGTCTGCAGCATTGAAGGCATACCCAAATTGTGAACCAGTTCCACGCGCAGATTTTGAAACTTGTTTTCTG GCTGTTGAAAGTGGGCTCGTTGATAGAGCAGTACTGCCAATAGAAAATTCTTTGGGTGGCAGCATTCACAGGAATTATGATCTTCTATTTCGACATAGATTGCATATTGTTGGAGAAAAGAAACTTTTAATCAGACATTGCTTACTAGCGAACCCCAACGTCAAGGTTGAAGATTTAAAGAGTGTTCATAGCCATCCACAG GCGCTTGCACAGTGTGAGAAGACATTAACTAACTTAGGACTGGTGAGAGTAGCTGTGGATGATACTGCTGGGGCTGCCAAG GATGATTCTTACTGCGTCACTCGGTTCATTATGCTGGCAAGGCAACATATTAAACCTGGCACCGATAAGCCTTTCAAG CCTGCACCGAGCAATTTACTTATCATGCCTGTAAATCATTTGTCCGACAAGTATAGTCTTTCTCTTGAGGAAGGTCCGGGAGAGCTTTGTAAAGCACTCGCCGTGTTCGATAAGGTGAAAATCAATCTTACCAAG ATCGAACGCCATCCACTGCAGAAGCAAGCTTCGCAGACACTTGCTGATAAAATCGTTGGTTTTCCAAA ATGCTTCGGTTATATTTTCTATGCTGATTTCAAAGCATCCATGGCGGAAAACCGAACAAAAGATGCCATTGGTCGTCTAGAGGG GAGTTGGCAACATTTTTGA
- the LOC142531220 gene encoding arogenate dehydratase 2-like isoform X1, with product MAATTAWMNPLQFKDKNPYQTPSIAVNLPKRWSHPCTRIKSRPSALFAQLNDEGPRLCVAYQGVPGAYSESAALKAYPNCEPVPRADFETCFLAVESGLVDRAVLPIENSLGGSIHRNYDLLFRHRLHIVGEKKLLIRHCLLANPNVKVEDLKSVHSHPQALAQCEKTLTNLGLVRVAVDDTAGAAKDDSYCVTRFIMLARQHIKPGTDKPFKPAPSNLLIMPVNHLSDKYSLSLEEGPGELCKALAVFDKVKINLTKIERHPLQKQASQTLADKIVGFPKCFGYIFYADFKASMAENRTKDAIGRLEGSWQHF from the exons ATGGCGGCCACCACAGCCTGGATGAACCCTCTGCAATTCAAAGACAAAAACCCTTATCAGACTCCTAGTATCGCCGTTAATCTCCCCAAACGGTGGAGTCACCCATGCACCAGAAttaaaagta GGCCTTCGGCGTTATTCGCGCAATTGAACGACGAAGGGCCTCGTCTCTGTGTTGCTTATCAG GGGGTTCCAGGTGCATATAGTGAGTCTGCAGCATTGAAGGCATACCCAAATTGTGAACCAGTTCCACGCGCAGATTTTGAAACTTGTTTTCTG GCTGTTGAAAGTGGGCTCGTTGATAGAGCAGTACTGCCAATAGAAAATTCTTTGGGTGGCAGCATTCACAGGAATTATGATCTTCTATTTCGACATAGATTGCATATTGTTGGAGAAAAGAAACTTTTAATCAGACATTGCTTACTAGCGAACCCCAACGTCAAGGTTGAAGATTTAAAGAGTGTTCATAGCCATCCACAG GCGCTTGCACAGTGTGAGAAGACATTAACTAACTTAGGACTGGTGAGAGTAGCTGTGGATGATACTGCTGGGGCTGCCAAG GATGATTCTTACTGCGTCACTCGGTTCATTATGCTGGCAAGGCAACATATTAAACCTGGCACCGATAAGCCTTTCAAG CCTGCACCGAGCAATTTACTTATCATGCCTGTAAATCATTTGTCCGACAAGTATAGTCTTTCTCTTGAGGAAGGTCCGGGAGAGCTTTGTAAAGCACTCGCCGTGTTCGATAAGGTGAAAATCAATCTTACCAAG ATCGAACGCCATCCACTGCAGAAGCAAGCTTCGCAGACACTTGCTGATAAAATCGTTGGTTTTCCAAA ATGCTTCGGTTATATTTTCTATGCTGATTTCAAAGCATCCATGGCGGAAAACCGAACAAAAGATGCCATTGGTCGTCTAGAGGG GAGTTGGCAACATTTTTGA
- the LOC142531220 gene encoding arogenate dehydratase 2-like isoform X3 encodes MDDLRMKCLDFFRAFGVIRAIERRRASSLCCLSGAYSESAALKAYPNCEPVPRADFETCFLAVESGLVDRAVLPIENSLGGSIHRNYDLLFRHRLHIVGEKKLLIRHCLLANPNVKVEDLKSVHSHPQALAQCEKTLTNLGLVRVAVDDTAGAAKDDSYCVTRFIMLARQHIKPGTDKPFKPAPSNLLIMPVNHLSDKYSLSLEEGPGELCKALAVFDKVKINLTKIERHPLQKQASQTLADKIVGFPKCFGYIFYADFKASMAENRTKDAIGRLEGSWQHF; translated from the exons atggATGATTTACGTATGAAATGTTTGGATTTTTTTAGGGCCTTCGGCGTTATTCGCGCAATTGAACGACGAAGGGCCTCGTCTCTGTGTTGCTTATCAG GTGCATATAGTGAGTCTGCAGCATTGAAGGCATACCCAAATTGTGAACCAGTTCCACGCGCAGATTTTGAAACTTGTTTTCTG GCTGTTGAAAGTGGGCTCGTTGATAGAGCAGTACTGCCAATAGAAAATTCTTTGGGTGGCAGCATTCACAGGAATTATGATCTTCTATTTCGACATAGATTGCATATTGTTGGAGAAAAGAAACTTTTAATCAGACATTGCTTACTAGCGAACCCCAACGTCAAGGTTGAAGATTTAAAGAGTGTTCATAGCCATCCACAG GCGCTTGCACAGTGTGAGAAGACATTAACTAACTTAGGACTGGTGAGAGTAGCTGTGGATGATACTGCTGGGGCTGCCAAG GATGATTCTTACTGCGTCACTCGGTTCATTATGCTGGCAAGGCAACATATTAAACCTGGCACCGATAAGCCTTTCAAG CCTGCACCGAGCAATTTACTTATCATGCCTGTAAATCATTTGTCCGACAAGTATAGTCTTTCTCTTGAGGAAGGTCCGGGAGAGCTTTGTAAAGCACTCGCCGTGTTCGATAAGGTGAAAATCAATCTTACCAAG ATCGAACGCCATCCACTGCAGAAGCAAGCTTCGCAGACACTTGCTGATAAAATCGTTGGTTTTCCAAA ATGCTTCGGTTATATTTTCTATGCTGATTTCAAAGCATCCATGGCGGAAAACCGAACAAAAGATGCCATTGGTCGTCTAGAGGG GAGTTGGCAACATTTTTGA
- the LOC142530761 gene encoding LOW QUALITY PROTEIN: glutamate--tRNA ligase, cytoplasmic-like (The sequence of the model RefSeq protein was modified relative to this genomic sequence to represent the inferred CDS: deleted 1 base in 1 codon), which produces MELHFSADSPPLAAIAAAKIAGVSLTTNSTLTPGSTPALVLSNGQRLQGAYVLLKYVGRTASVPDFYERDAYQSCQIDEWLDYAPIFGSGSEFEGACGSVDEYLLEHTFLVGNGLSIADVAIWAGLAGTGLRWESLRKSKKYQNLVRWFNSISVEYDCVLSEFLATYIGKRGSGKSIPSNSKELQTSSSRSLAKENGVHVNETAGGRSAFDLDLPDAEVGKVKLRFAPEPSGYLHIGHSKAALSNQYFAHRYKGQLIVRFDDTNPDKESSEFVDNLLKDIETLGIKYDAVTYTSDYFPQLMEMAEKLIRQGKAYVDDTPREKMKQERMDGVESRCRNNSVEENLNLWKEMIAGSERGLMCCLRGKLDMQDPNKSLRDPVYYRCNLTPHHRIGSRYKLYPTYDFCCPFVDAVEGITHALRSSEYHDRNDQYHRIQSDMGFRKVHIYEFSRLNMVYTLLSKRKLLWFVQNGKVEGWDDPRFPTVQGIVRRGLKIEALIQFILEQGASKNLNLMEWDKLWAINKKIIDPICPRYTAVVEERVLLILTDGPSNPFVRVLPKHKKYEGAGEKAVSYSNKIWIEYADAESISIDEEVTLKDWGNAIVKEIKKDQNGIITQLVGVLNLKGNVKTTKLKLTWLPDSNELVRLMLVDFDYLITKKKLEEDEDFTDVVNPCTRKETLALGESDMRNLKRGDIIQLERKGYYRCDVPLIRSPKPIVLFAIPDGKQQTMTK; this is translated from the exons ATGGAACTCCATTTCTCCGCCGATTCTCCTCCTCTTGCCGCCATCGCCGCCGCGAAAATCGCCGGTGTATCGCTCACAACAAATTCAACTCTTACTCCCGGCTCTACACCAGCTCTTGTCTTATCTAACGG ACAGAGGCTGCAAGGAGCCTATGTACTTCTGAAATATGTGGGTAGGACTGCCAGCGTTCCTGATTTCTATGAGAGGGATGCTTATCAATCATGCCAG ATTGATGAATGGCTTGACTATGCTCCTATCTTTGGTTCTGGGTCTGAATTTGAGGGAGCATGCGGCTCAGTGGATGAATATTTGCTGGAACATACTTTTCTAGTAGGCAACGGTCTTTCAATTGCGGATGTAGCAATCTGGGCTGGTCTTGCAG GAACTGGTTTGAGATGGGAAAGTTTGAGAAAATCCAAGAAGTACCAAAACCTTGTTCGGTGGTTCAACTCGATATCTGTTGAATATGATTGTGTGCTAAGTGAATTTCTTGCAACCTATATCGGGAAAAGAGGCTCTGGAAAATCAATACCATCAAACTCGAAAGAGTTGCAAACTTCTAGTTCTCGATCCCTCGCTAAGGAGAATGGTGTCCACGTGAATGAAACAGCAGGTGGCCGATCTGCCTTTGATCTGGATCTCCCTGATGCTGAGGTTGGCAAAGTGAAGTTGCGGTTTGCACCAGAACCCAGTGGCTATCTTCATATAGGTCATTCAAAAGCAGCCTTATCGAACCAATACTTTGCCCACCGGTATAAAGGACAACTGATTGTGAGATTTGACGACACAAACCCTGACAAGGAAAGTAGTGAGTTTGTGGATAATCTTCTTAAAGATATTGAAACTCTAGGGATTAAATATGATGCTGTGACATACACTTCAGACTACTTTCCCCAACTCATGGAAATGGCTGAGAAATTGATCCGTCAGGGCAAGGCCTATGTCGATGATACCCCGCGTGAAAAAATGAAGCAGGAAAGGATGGATGGTGTAGAATCaagatgcagaaataacagtgTGGAGGAGAATCTCAATTTGTGGAAAGAAATGATAGCTGGCTCAGAGAGGGGATTAATGTGCTGTCTACGGGGGAAACTGGACATGCAAGACCCAAATAAATCACTTCGGGATCCAGTGTATTACCGCTGTAACTTGACGCCTCATCACAGGATTGGATCTAGATACAAATTATATCCAACATACGACTTTTGTTGTCCATTTGTTGATGCCGTGGAAGGTATCACACATGCTCTTCGATCAAGTGAATACCATGATCGAAATGACCAATATCATAGAATTCAATCTGATATGGGATTTAGAAAGGTCCATATATATGAGTTTAGTCGGCTGAATATGGTGTACACACTTCTTAGCAAGCGCAAGCTTCTGTGGTTTGTCCAAAATGGCAAGGTTGAAGGATGGGATGATCCTCGTTTTCCTACAGTTCAAGGAATAGTGCGCAGGGGCCTGAAGATTGAAGCACTGATACAATTCATCTTGGAACAG GGGGCCTCCAAGAATCTCAATCTAATGGAATGGGACAAACTCTGGGCGATCAATAAGAAGATTATTGATCCCATATGTCCCAGGTATACTGCTGTGGTGGAAGAACGTGTATTGCTGATTCTAACTGATGGTCCCAGCAACCCCTTTGTGCGAGTTTTGCCCAAACACAAGAAATATGAAGGTGCTGGAGAGAAGGCCGTGtcttattcaaataaaatatggaTTGAGTATGCTGATGCGGAATCGATCTCAATTGATGAGGAGGTGACTTTAAAGGATTGGGGAAATGCT ATTGTGAAGGAAATCAAGAAAGATCAAAACGGCATCATAACTCAGCTTGTGGGAGTTTTGAATCTCAAAGGAAATGTTAAGACAACAAAATTGAAACTCACATGGCTTCCAGATTCCAATGAGCTCGTCAGATTAATGCTCGTGGACTTTGACTATCTCATCACAAAGAAAAAG CTTGAGGAAGATGAAGATTTCACTGATGTGGTCAATCCCTGTACGAGGAAGGAGACGCTGGCACTCGGGGAATCTGATATGCGGAACTTGAAGCGTGGAGACATAATACAACTGGAGAGGAAAGGGTATTACAGATGTGATGTCCCTTTGATTCGGTCTCCAAAACCGATTGTCCTGTTTGCAATTCCAGACGGTAAGCAGCAAACCATGACGAAGTAG
- the LOC142531617 gene encoding nectarin-1-like yields the protein MTAAAAAAACRVLALMAIMLVAGRVSADPDMLQDICVADLASAIKVNGFVCKSNATADDFFSAALANPGATNNTFGSLVTGANVQRIPGLNTLGVSLARIDYAPGGLNPPHTHPRATEIVFVLYGELEVGFITTANVLYPKIIKKGEIFVFPRGLVHFQKNNRKVPAAVIAAFNSQLPGTQSIATTLFGASPPVPDNVLAKGFQIATPEVQKIKSRFAPK from the exons AtgaccgccgccgccgccgccgccgcctgCAGAGTTCTAGCACTAATGGCTATTATGTTGGTCGCCGGAAGAGTTTCTGCCGATCCGGACATGCTTCAAGATATCTGTGTGGCTGATCTCGCTTCTG CTATTAAAGTCAACGGCTTTGTCTGTAAGTCAAACGCGACGGCGGACGATTTCTTCTCCGCCGCCCTGGCCAATCCCGGCGCCACCAACAACACCTTCGGATCACTAGTTACAGGTGCCAACGTGCAGAGAATCCCAGGCCTAAACACTCTCGGCGTTTCCCTCGCCAGGATCGACTACGCCCCCGGCGGTCTCAACCCACCTCACACTCACCCACGTGCCACCGAGATCGTGTTCGTCCTCTACGGTGAGCTGGAAGTTGGCTTCATCACCACCGCGAATGTCCTCTACCCTAAGATCATCAAAAAAGGTGAGATCTTCGTCTTCCCTAGAGGCCTCGTCCACTTCCAGAAGAACAATAGGAAAGTCCCGGCTGCGGTGATTGCCGCCTTCAATAGTCAGCTGCCAGGTACACAGTCCATCGCCACCACCTTGTTCGGGGCTTCGCCGCCTGTGCCGGATAATGTTTTGGCAAAAGGCTTCCAGATTGCGACGCCGGAAGTTCAGAAGATCAAGTCCAGATTCGCACCCAAATGA
- the LOC142531951 gene encoding protein NRT1/ PTR FAMILY 4.5-like, translated as MGEEDAEHFYNPLKIKGKGGFKATSFIYALLALENMGFVANMVSLVIYFSYRLCFDVAPAANTLTNLMGSTFLLSILGGFISDTYINRFKTCLIFGTIEVVACAMMTYQAHNPNLLPKEPCSKAVTGLEGGMGFYFYSSLCLLAVGVGGVRGALPALGADQFDARDPKEAKGLASYFNWLMLSTVSGALLGVTVIVWVATNPNNKNWWIGFLITTTGAFLGYTCLAFGSPFYRIQVPGGSPLVRIAEVIVVATKNRGLSPPESHSELYEINEKDAEFAEAKIAHTEQFRWLDKAAILPENTDPRQWKVCTVTQVEEVKVLTRMLPIIGSTIIMNTCMAQLQTFSVEQGYIMNPHLGSFKVPAASIPAIPLLFMVILIPIYDRVFVPFVRKLTGHPFGITQLQRVGVGLVLSALSMAAAALIEVKRKHYSLNNPSKSISLFWLSFQYGIFGIADMFTLVGLLEFFYKEAPAGMKALSTSFTWISLSFGYFLSSIFVEVINSVTQKITPSRQGWLHGKLLDYNNLNLFYWFLSILSVLNFFNYLYWANWYKYKKDDKLIKATTDEAAAPQSMSGVPFLKAAAAGEDVSKASENGGGATPGAAEVSKEGN; from the exons ATG GGGGAAGAAGACGCTGAGCACTTTTACAACCcattgaaaatcaaaggaaaaggAGGATTTAAAGCCACTTCTTTCATATATG ctTTGTTGGCATTGGAGAACATGGGGTTTGTTGCCAACATGGTGAGCTTGGTCATATATTTCTCGTACCGGCTGTGTTTCGATGTGGCGCCAGCGGCCAACACGCTCACAAATCTCATGGGATCGACTTTCTTGCTCTCCATCCTCGGTGGTTTCATCTCCGACACCTATATCAACAGGTTCAAAACCTGTCTCATTTTCGGGACGATTGAAGTCGtg GCTTGCGCAATGATGACATATCAAGCACACAACCCTAACTTGCTACCGAAAGAGCCCTGTTCGAAGGCAGTTACTGGCTTGGAGGGTGGAATGGGCTTTTACTTCTACTCATCACTTTGTTTGCTAGCCGTCGGTGTCGGTGGGGTAAGAGGTGCTCTTCCGGCGCTCGGGGCTGATCAATTCGATGCAAGAGATCCCAAAGAGGCCAAGGGTCTGGCTAGCTACTTCAACTGGCTCATGCTTAGCACTGTTTCTGGTGCACTTCTTGGAGTTACGGTCATTGTTTGGGTTGCTACAAACCCGAATAACAAGAACTGGTGGATCGGTTTTCTTATTACGACAACCGGGGCGTTTCTTGGTTACACTTGTCTGGCGTTTGGAAGTCCTTTTTACCGTATTCAAGTCCCCGGAGGTAGCCCTCTTGTCAGAATCGCGGAG GTTATAGTTGTGGCTACGAAAAATCGAGGTTTGTCGCCTCCGGAGAGCCATAGTGAATTGTATGAAATCAACGAAAAGGATGCCGAATTCGCAGAGGCGAAAATTGCTCATACGGAACAATTCAG GTGGCTGGACAAAGCTGCAATTCTTCCAGAAAACACAGATCCCCGACAATGGAAAGTTTGCACAGTGACACAAGTAGAAGAAGTAAAAGTTCTAACTAGAATGCTACCAATCATAGGCAGCACTATCATAATGAACACATGCATGGCACAGCTTCAAACCTTCTCTGTAGAACAAGGCTACATCATGAACCCCCATCTGGGGTCTTTCAAAGTTCCCGCGGCATCAATCCCAGCCATCCCGTTACTTTTCATGGTCATTCTCATCCCAATATACGACCGTGTTTTCGTGCCCTTTGTGCGGAAATTGACCGGGCATCCGTTCGGGATCACTCAGCTTCAACGAGTCGGGGTTGGCCTTGTTCTATCCGCGCTGTCAATGGCAGCAGCAGCATTGATCGAAGTTAAGAGAAAGCATTATTCTTTGAATAATCCTTCGAAATCCATCAGTCTTTTTTGGCTGTCTTTCCAGTATGGGATCTTTGGGATTGCTGACATGTTTACACTTGTGGGATTGCTCGAATTCTTCTATAAAGAAGCCCCGGCAGGCATGAAAGCTCTCTCGACTTCTTTCACGTGGATTTCTCTGTCTTTCGGGTATTTTCTAAGCAGTATCTTTGTGGAAGTTATCAACTCGGTGACACAGAAAATCACTCCCAGTAGACAAGGATGGTTGCATGGAAAGCTTTTGGATTACAACAACTTGAATCTATTCTACTGGTTTTTGTCGATCTTGAGTGTGCTCAACTTTTTTAACTATCTGTATTGGGCAAATTGGTACAAATATAAAAAAGATGATAAGCTTATTAAGGCTACCACAGACGAGGCCGCGGCACCACAGTCGATGAGCGGTGTACCATTCCTTAAAGCGGCTGCTGCCGGGGAAGATGTGTCTAAGGCTAGCGAAAATGGCGGTGGTGCCACACCTGGAGCGGCGGAGGTAAGCAAGGAGGGAAACTGA